The sequence AGATAGACCTGGCCCGCGCCGAGGAAGCCAAGCGTCGTGCCCAGGAACGCCTGGCTCACCGCACCCCTGAGGTAGACCTGGCTCAAGCCGAGGCGGCGCTGCGGCGCTCACTAACTAGACTCAGGGTAGCTGAAAAGAGGAGAAGAAGGCAGACGACGATGTAAGACTGCCGGAGAGAAAAAGGTGAGCTATTCGGCGGCCGGAATTTTTATCCGGCCGCTTTCTTGTTTAAGTTCAGTAAACCTTCGATAGGCTCAATAACGAGGTAATTTCCCTCAATGTTGATGGACTGTACCACGTCCTCAATCGCCGGGATGAGAATTTCCTCGTTATTTGCGCTGACTACATAATTATCATTGCCCGGCGTTGATAGAATGTCAATTATCTTTCCCAGAAGCTCTCCACCAGTTGTCCGCACCTCCAGCCCGATAACCTGAAAATGGTAGTATTCTCCTTCAGGTAGAGGGTCAAGCTGGTTACGGTCTATTTCGAGTAACTGCCCCGTCAGCTTCTCGGCTTCTTTAAGGCTGTCGATTGCGTGCAGTTTGACGAGGGCTTTCCCTTTGTGCCACTGGATGCCGTCAATGGTAACCGGTTGCCCGTTGATGTAAACACGGGAAGAGGGAGCGAAACGCTGGGGGAAATCAGTGGTTACTTCCACTCTCACTTTCCCCCCGGCGCTCCAGGGACCCAGTATTTTGCCGATGGTGATATATTCCGGTTGGGATGTTTTCATGCTTTATTCAGTAACTAAACAGGACTACTCGATGGCATAGACATTACCATCATAAGAGGCAATGTAGATTGTTCCGTTGACCACAGCCGGTGATGAGACTATCTGGTTGGCAAATGGAATGTCCCAGAGCTTTTCCCCGCTGGCGGCATCGATAGCGTAGAATATCCCGCCT is a genomic window of Dehalococcoidales bacterium containing:
- the rimM gene encoding ribosome maturation factor RimM (Essential for efficient processing of 16S rRNA), with amino-acid sequence MKTSQPEYITIGKILGPWSAGGKVRVEVTTDFPQRFAPSSRVYINGQPVTIDGIQWHKGKALVKLHAIDSLKEAEKLTGQLLEIDRNQLDPLPEGEYYHFQVIGLEVRTTGGELLGKIIDILSTPGNDNYVVSANNEEILIPAIEDVVQSINIEGNYLVIEPIEGLLNLNKKAAG